Proteins encoded by one window of Lycium barbarum isolate Lr01 chromosome 11, ASM1917538v2, whole genome shotgun sequence:
- the LOC132619015 gene encoding LRR receptor-like serine/threonine-protein kinase RGI1, whose translation MKKMLLCLLPLVLIILSNVEQVQGISAVDLSALREIKNSLTDISSSSPNPFFTTWDFTTSDPCSTFAGITCSSSIPKRVTTLNLGTGLSDSPGLAGTLSPAISNISELTQLILFTGIVTGPIPSQLGTLKKLSVISLTNNRLTGSIPASIFSLPNLHTLDLSHNQLTGTIPGSISTLSDLKVVILGSNKLSGVIPQLPAELLHLDLSNNEFSGMLPKRMPLTLRYLSVLGNSLWGPLSTLESLSELVYLDLSMNRFSGPIPTSLFRATLSSMFLQRNNFTGGVPQLPPTSSLYGPGSTVDLSHNYLTGELTNTLTGVETLFLNNNMFTGSVPRDYVESVYSGNTKTLYLQHNYIAEFPVVEGLALPDSVALCLSYNCMVPPVPVLEFMACPASAGDIISRPVNQCSAFNTSMA comes from the coding sequence ATGAAGAAAATGCTTCTTTGTTTGTTACCTCTTGTCCTGATCATTCTCTCCAATGTAGAACAAGTGCAAGGAATCAGTgctgttgatttatctgctttaCGTGAAATCAAGAACAGTCTCACCGACATATCTTCCTCTTCTCCAAATCCATTTTTTACAACCTGGGATTTCACTACTTCAGACCCATGTTCCACTTTTGCCGGAATTACTTGCTCTTCTTCTATTCCAAAACGTGTCACTACTCTCAATCTTGGCACTGGTCTTTCAGATTCACCTGGCCTTGCTGGCACATTATCTCCAGCCATCTCTAACATCTCCGAGTTAACTCAACTAATCCTTTTCACCGGCATTGTCACTGGTCCAATCCCATCACAACTCGGAACACTCAAAAAACTCAGCGTCATCTCTCTCACCAACAATCGCCTCACCGGGTCCATACCAGCTTCCATTTTCTCTCTACCGAATCTCCATACTCTCGATTTAAGTCACAATCAACTCACAGGAACAATCCCCGGTTCAATATCCACGCTGTCAGACTTGAAGGTGGTTATTCTCGGATCCAACAAACTAAGTGGAGTAATTCCGCAGCTACCTGCTGAATTACTCCACTTGGACTTGAGTAACAATGAGTTCTCGGGAATGTTGCCTAAAAGAATGCCGTTAACGCTCCGTTATCTGTCAGTATTAGGAAACAGTTTGTGGGGACCACTCAGTACACTCGAATCACTCTCAGAGTTAGTGTACCTCGACTTAAGCATGAACCGTTTCAGTGGGCCCATCCCTACATCACTCTTTCGTGCCACGTTGTCATCAATGTTCCTTCAACGGAACAATTTCACTGGAGGGGTCCCTCAACTGCCACCAACATCATCGTTATACGGTCCAGGATCCACGGTTGATCTAAGTCACAACTATCTCACCGGTGAACTCACTAACACTCTCACCGGAGTAGAAACGTTGTTCCTTAACAACAACATGTTTACAGGATCAGTGCCTAGGGATTACGTGGAAAGTGTTTACAGTGGCAACACGAAAACTCTGTATTTGCAACATAATTATATTGCTGAGTTTCCAGTGGTGGAGGGATTAGCATTACCGGATTCAGTAGCATTGTGTTTGTCGTACAATTGTATGGTACCACCGGTGCCGGTACTGGAGTTCATGGCTTGTCCTGCTAGTGCCGGCGACATCATTTCGAGACCAGTCAACCAGTGCTCTGCTTTTAATACTTCCATGGCATAA